The nucleotide sequence AATTAAATAGGCAAATACACACACTTCCATTATTAGCACTTGCAGATGAAAAATTCAAAGATACAAATTACCTTACTAAAATTATAAGCGATGAACTAAGTATATCTCAAGATGATATCCTTGATTTTGATTTATTTTTATATGAATTTGAAAAAGGAACAACTTTGGGTGCAGGCAATGAATTTATATCTTCTGGAAGACTAGATGATTTAAGCATGGTATACTCCGGGATAAAGGCACTTTGTAGTAGTACTGTAAAATCAAACACAAATGTTATGGTATGTTTTGATAATGAAGAAGTTGGAAGTACAACAAAACAAGGTGCTAACTCTCCAATGCTTTTATCTACTCTAGAGAGAATAAATTTTAACCTCGGAGGAGGCATGGATGAATTTTATAGGGCTATATCAAAATCTTTTATGATATCGTGTGACTTAGGTCATGCACTTCATCCAAATTATCCGGAAAAGTCAGATCCCGTAAATAGACCTGTTATAAACAAAGGACCCATTATAAAAATGGCTGCCAGCCAAAGCTACTCAACAGATGCCGTATCAAGTGCAATATATAAAAATATATGCAGTAAAGCTAAAATACCATTTCAAATATTTGTAAACCGTTCAGATGAAAGAGGTGGCTCTACGATAGGACCCATATCCTCCAGTCATATAAATCTTAACACAGTAGATATGGGACTTGCAATACTATCAATGCATTCAATAAGAGAACTTGCTGGCGTAAAGGATTATATATATGCAATGAAATCCTTCAAAGAATTCTATAACCTATAATGACTTACCCATAGTAAGACTGAACAATAATATCGCAAGTACAAATAATGTTATCTTTACATACAGATAATCATTCTCTTTAAGAAATACAAATATTGAAACAGCAACACGGACTACAGGTGTTAAAATCAAAATATATAAACCAGTGAGCATTATTCCATAAGCTTTAAATGATATAAAGCCCTTAAATATATCGGGAATAGTAGTCGGATAATAATTTCCTGAATATCCACTATTCCCGGTCACTAAAAATTTAAAAAGCCCTACAATAATGATTGCAGCACTTAAAACCACACCTACTCTCAATGATTTTCCTATAATGAGTTCAACTTCTTCTTTCTCTTTTTCAATATTGTTTTCATCTGCTACTTCTTTTTTTATATTTTTACAGTTCATTATCTACCCACCAATCCTTTATAAATCATTTGAAGTGAAATATATATTATAACTGGTATAAATATCTTTCTTATAGTTTTACTCTTGAGTCTCTGCATCAGCCTTCCTCCTAAAGTTGAGCCAATGAGTACTCCAAGTGCCACTGGAGCTGCTATTTTAGGATCTATGTTTCCTCTGGAGAGATAGACTCCGGCACTTGCTGCAGCAGTAACTCCCATCATAAAATTGCTTGTTGCGCTTGATACCTTAAGCGGCAGTTTCATAAATACATCAAGTGCCATTACCTTAAAACTTCCGCTCCCTATTCCTAAAAGTCCGGAAGCCACACCCGCGCAATACATAACAATGAATCCACCAGGTATATTTGACACATTATATGATATAGTTTTATTCAATGATTTATCATAATATTCTCCCTCAAGAGCTAGTTTCTTAGCTAAAGGATCCGACTCAACTCCATTGGGTAATTCATCCTTGCGTTTTTTTACCATTGCAACAGCTGAATAAAAAAGTAATGCTCCAAATATTGCATAAAGATAATCAGGATTTATTATTCCGCCTAAAAATGCACCAGAAATAGCTCCTATTGTAGTTGCAATTTCAAGAAACATTCCCACTCTTACATTAGTTATTTTATCTCTTATGTATCCTACTGCCGAACCACTTGAGGTTGCTATTACAGATATTAAGCTGGCACCTATGGCATACTTAATATCAATTCCAAAAAGTAGTGTCAAAACTGGAGTAACAATCATCCCTCCACCAAGTCCAAGCACTGCTCCAAATACTCCGGCAAAGATTGCGACCAAAAAAATTTTTATTGACATTAGTACCATCTTTATTCCCCCAGGTTATTATCTTACGTTTTTCAACAAAATTCTCCTATTAATATTGTACATTTAACATTATAATATACAAACTTTCATATTAATAATACATATTACATTTTACACCAAAATCATATAGTACAACAGGGAAATCAAATATTTATTCCAGAAGTTTAGCACTTAAAGATTTTTAAGGATGATAGTCCTTTGAATTGTAAGATTTCATGAATATTCACAGTAGAATTAATAAATTCCAATTTCTACTGAAACCTATATAGAAAAAATTTACACAAAGCATTTATTTTTGCTTAGTTGACGAATACCTTTACATGATCTATAATATTCATGTAAAGGTAGAGGATGGAGAAACCTTATAATAAAAGTTTTTCCGTCCTTTTCTTTTTTTATGTAAATATATATTTAATTTTATATTGTATGGCGCCAATACAGTGTAAAAAACAAATTTCAAAATATGCATTAACTAAACTTTATATGAAAGGTGGTATTTTTATATGTTAAATTTTTTGAAACCTTCTCCACATATTGAAAGGCTTCCTGAAGAAAAAATAGATTCAACATACAAAAAATATAGGATTCAGGTATTTTTAAGTATAATTATTTAAACACGTATTAAATAATAAATATCTATGGTTCATAGCAATTGCAAATATATTTGTATACGTTGTCAGATATGGGATTCTTAACTGGTCGCCTATATATTTAAAAGAAGTTGCACATTTAAGTAATTCTGGTGCTGCAATAGGTTTTTCAATATATGAATATGCTGCAATTCCAGGAACAATATTAGTTGGATGGCTAAGTGATAAAGTGTTTCATGGAAGAAGAGCTCCTATGGGAATTATATGTATGATAGGTGATATACTAGCTATTCTTGTTTACTCACATACTACAAACATAACATTATTATTCATTTCACTTGCTGTAATGGGAGCCTTGA is from Clostridium fermenticellae and encodes:
- a CDS encoding M18 family aminopeptidase, giving the protein MDYDINEINELLNYIYESPTSFHVVKNAITLLKKFKFKELRESDKWNLEKYGKYFIVKNNSALIAFTVGTGSPKNDGFKIIGAHTDSPGFKIKPNSDIKVENSYIKLNTEVYGGPILNTWMDRPLSIAGRVVLKSENILSPDIKLINIRRPLLIIPNLAIHMNRDVNLGIKLNRQIHTLPLLALADEKFKDTNYLTKIISDELSISQDDILDFDLFLYEFEKGTTLGAGNEFISSGRLDDLSMVYSGIKALCSSTVKSNTNVMVCFDNEEVGSTTKQGANSPMLLSTLERINFNLGGGMDEFYRAISKSFMISCDLGHALHPNYPEKSDPVNRPVINKGPIIKMAASQSYSTDAVSSAIYKNICSKAKIPFQIFVNRSDERGGSTIGPISSSHINLNTVDMGLAILSMHSIRELAGVKDYIYAMKSFKEFYNL
- a CDS encoding DUF1634 domain-containing protein translates to MNCKNIKKEVADENNIEKEKEEVELIIGKSLRVGVVLSAAIIIVGLFKFLVTGNSGYSGNYYPTTIPDIFKGFISFKAYGIMLTGLYILILTPVVRVAVSIFVFLKENDYLYVKITLFVLAILLFSLTMGKSL
- a CDS encoding sulfite exporter TauE/SafE family protein, which gives rise to MVLMSIKIFLVAIFAGVFGAVLGLGGGMIVTPVLTLLFGIDIKYAIGASLISVIATSSGSAVGYIRDKITNVRVGMFLEIATTIGAISGAFLGGIINPDYLYAIFGALLFYSAVAMVKKRKDELPNGVESDPLAKKLALEGEYYDKSLNKTISYNVSNIPGGFIVMYCAGVASGLLGIGSGSFKVMALDVFMKLPLKVSSATSNFMMGVTAAASAGVYLSRGNIDPKIAAPVALGVLIGSTLGGRLMQRLKSKTIRKIFIPVIIYISLQMIYKGLVGR